The Mycolicibacterium smegmatis genome has a window encoding:
- the mbtD gene encoding mycobactin polyketide synthase MbtD has product MTDGTLSDARVPIVLSAHAEDLITHDAAAILRYLEGRGDTAPSDVAHTLLRTRRLRRHRAVIRAGGLDELTAGLRALADGVDHPLVTRAAAPQPGSRRRVAFVFPGQGSQWPSMGVEAYRLDEYRAEVDRCAAAFDAAGAASPLDYLLADPDSGVSTNDFSQVQIQGAQFVHGVALARVWRSYGVVPDITVGHSLGEIGAAYVAGAITLPEAVAIVIARATVLDRLTGPYRVAVLGITPEQAAEVIAETPGWLELSVVNSPSSVAVSGETDAVAAAVRTVAARGAFAREIEMWFPAHTTALDGVRADLDALLPAGRFAETPVQFIGSATADVVTAGTDFADYWYTNLRTTVRFDQAVARAARRGARIFVELSAHPALLFNMGELLESTRGVVLVGSGRRDEPLPERLADNVITVALADTGYRWSDQLGDSLAVLPDFPFAPMRAEHLWARPDPLPPVTGLTVAAEQWHPVAVPAVSGHHHIAVVGLDPGCAVTDHLRDAARRIEGVEVVAPAEADKLVVVAPMIGENDPVVAAEVLGRRIDEGLLRYPDLLTETTRDVWLVTGRGEHVPVDRDGSLPVGAAVAAMHRSIAFEHPDQNFRQLDVPMGLDTEAAVTAVAAMVTGTTDLALRCDVADGPGTTLWRRGMRDASAAAAPWPTGVLDDVVITGGTGAVGLQFARRLAALGARRIVLLSRNGIEGNRVDELPLGVEIVAPRCDLTDIPRVRDVAAEFGGQGASLIVHAAATATIAAGSALTGAAAQATFTAKLAGIENVLAAWPVRPDARILLCSSVSGLWGGHGHAAYAAANRLLDVMAERLRSEGRRCTAVRWGLWPGAGIIDADEITRVERSGLRAMAPDRAVDTALQDFAGDPLVFSADAQRLALFLGTDADTGTGREATHAAQHRDAGPPADAEHHDTGAAVRIALAAVLKLADTTGLDLDASLLDLGVDSLLALDLRKKLKKTTGRSVPLATLLGGVTATELIEHLERPEKETFSRD; this is encoded by the coding sequence ATGACCGACGGAACGTTGTCCGACGCGCGCGTGCCGATCGTGCTCAGCGCACACGCCGAGGATCTGATCACCCACGACGCGGCGGCGATCCTGCGGTACCTCGAAGGCAGGGGTGACACCGCGCCGTCCGACGTGGCGCACACGCTGCTGCGCACCCGCCGCCTGCGCAGGCACCGCGCCGTGATCCGGGCCGGGGGCCTCGACGAACTCACCGCGGGACTGCGGGCGCTCGCCGACGGCGTCGACCATCCGCTCGTGACGAGAGCCGCGGCGCCGCAGCCCGGTTCGCGGCGCCGCGTCGCGTTCGTGTTCCCCGGCCAGGGCAGCCAGTGGCCGTCGATGGGCGTCGAGGCCTACCGACTCGACGAGTACCGCGCCGAGGTGGACCGCTGCGCCGCCGCGTTCGACGCGGCCGGTGCGGCCTCACCGCTGGACTACCTGCTCGCCGACCCGGATTCCGGCGTCAGCACCAACGACTTCTCGCAGGTGCAGATCCAGGGCGCCCAGTTCGTGCACGGCGTCGCACTCGCGCGGGTCTGGCGGTCCTACGGGGTGGTGCCCGACATCACGGTGGGCCACAGCCTCGGCGAGATCGGCGCGGCCTATGTCGCCGGGGCCATCACCCTGCCCGAGGCGGTCGCGATCGTCATCGCCCGCGCGACGGTGCTCGACCGGCTCACCGGCCCGTACCGCGTCGCGGTACTCGGCATCACACCGGAGCAGGCAGCCGAAGTGATCGCCGAAACCCCGGGCTGGCTCGAGCTTTCCGTGGTGAACTCACCGTCGTCGGTCGCGGTGTCGGGGGAGACCGACGCCGTGGCCGCCGCCGTGCGCACGGTCGCCGCACGCGGTGCGTTCGCCAGGGAGATCGAGATGTGGTTCCCCGCGCACACCACCGCGCTCGACGGTGTGCGCGCCGACCTCGACGCCCTGCTGCCTGCCGGGCGGTTCGCCGAGACGCCCGTGCAGTTCATCGGCTCGGCCACGGCCGATGTCGTCACGGCGGGAACGGATTTCGCCGACTACTGGTACACGAACCTGCGCACCACCGTGCGGTTCGATCAGGCGGTCGCACGCGCCGCCCGGCGCGGGGCCCGCATCTTCGTCGAACTCTCGGCACATCCCGCGCTGTTGTTCAACATGGGCGAGTTGCTCGAGTCCACCCGCGGCGTGGTGCTCGTCGGATCCGGCAGGCGTGACGAACCCCTGCCGGAGCGCCTCGCCGACAACGTCATCACGGTCGCGCTGGCCGACACGGGATACCGCTGGAGCGACCAACTCGGCGACAGCCTTGCCGTCCTGCCCGACTTCCCGTTCGCGCCCATGCGCGCCGAACACCTCTGGGCCCGACCCGATCCCCTCCCGCCGGTCACGGGTCTGACGGTCGCGGCCGAGCAATGGCATCCGGTGGCGGTGCCCGCCGTGTCCGGACACCACCACATCGCGGTGGTCGGACTCGATCCGGGATGCGCTGTCACCGACCACCTGCGTGACGCGGCGCGGCGCATCGAGGGCGTCGAGGTGGTCGCACCCGCCGAGGCCGACAAGCTGGTCGTGGTCGCACCGATGATCGGCGAGAACGATCCGGTGGTCGCGGCCGAGGTACTCGGCAGGCGCATCGACGAAGGTCTGCTGCGCTACCCCGACCTGCTCACCGAGACCACGCGTGACGTGTGGCTGGTGACCGGCCGCGGCGAGCACGTCCCGGTGGACCGGGACGGGTCACTGCCCGTCGGGGCGGCCGTGGCCGCGATGCACCGCAGCATCGCCTTCGAACACCCCGACCAGAACTTCCGGCAACTCGACGTCCCGATGGGCCTGGACACCGAGGCCGCGGTCACCGCTGTCGCCGCGATGGTCACGGGCACCACGGATCTCGCGCTGCGGTGTGACGTTGCCGACGGTCCCGGGACAACCCTGTGGCGCCGCGGTATGCGCGACGCGTCGGCCGCGGCAGCGCCGTGGCCCACCGGCGTCCTGGACGACGTCGTGATCACCGGCGGTACCGGCGCGGTCGGACTGCAGTTCGCCCGACGCCTCGCGGCGCTGGGCGCACGGCGCATCGTGCTGTTGAGCCGCAACGGGATCGAGGGGAACCGCGTGGACGAGCTTCCTCTCGGCGTCGAGATCGTCGCGCCGCGTTGCGATCTCACCGACATTCCACGGGTACGCGACGTCGCCGCCGAATTCGGTGGACAGGGTGCGTCTCTGATCGTGCACGCCGCGGCGACGGCAACCATCGCGGCAGGCTCCGCACTCACCGGCGCGGCCGCGCAGGCCACGTTCACCGCGAAACTCGCGGGCATCGAGAACGTGCTCGCGGCGTGGCCCGTGCGGCCGGACGCGCGAATCCTGCTGTGCTCGTCGGTGTCCGGGCTGTGGGGCGGCCACGGACACGCCGCGTACGCGGCCGCGAACCGTCTGCTCGACGTCATGGCGGAACGGCTTCGCTCCGAGGGCCGCCGGTGCACCGCGGTGCGCTGGGGTCTGTGGCCGGGTGCGGGGATCATCGACGCAGACGAGATCACGCGCGTCGAACGCTCGGGCCTGCGGGCCATGGCGCCTGACCGGGCGGTCGACACCGCGCTGCAGGACTTTGCGGGTGACCCGCTGGTGTTCAGCGCCGACGCGCAGCGCCTCGCACTTTTTCTCGGCACCGATGCCGATACCGGCACCGGACGGGAAGCCACCCACGCAGCGCAGCACCGCGATGCGGGCCCACCCGCCGATGCCGAGCACCACGACACGGGTGCGGCGGTACGCATCGCGCTGGCTGCGGTTCTCAAGCTGGCCGACACCACGGGTCTGGACCTCGACGCGTCGCTGCTGGACCTGGGCGTCGACTCACTGCTGGCGCTCGACCTGCGCAAGAAGCTCAAGAAGACCACCGGACGCTCCGTGCCGTTGGCCACCCTGCTCGGCGGAGTGACCGCCACCGAGCTGATCGAGCACCTCGAAAGACCCGAAAAGGAAACGTTCTCGCGTGACTGA